TTCAAAACGGAAGGCGAAGCGGTGCTGAAGAAAATCCAGAATGAGCTGCAGAATCAGGTCGACGCCTTCTTGGCAAAATAGACCTACCGTTCCGCAAAAAAAATGACCGCTTCTGGTAGGAAGCGGTCAGCCTGTTGAAAAACTTCAACAGGCTTTTTTTAAATTATAAAATATATAAATTTCAGCGAAGCTGAATTCTGTAATCGCTAGAAAAACGACATTCAAAAAGTCTGTCTTCTGTGAAAGTACGTCGATCGACGTTTATCTTATTATTTAGGGATCGATGCGAATTGATTTCCTGCAGATGAGGCCCCCTTAAAGAAAATCAGAACCAGCTTTTGAAGGCTGACTTTACTTTCCTAAATTAGAATCGTTGGGCGACTTCCTTAGCATGTTCGATTGCTTTTTCTTTAATAGCCGGAGCTTGCTCCGATGATGCCGTTCCTTCAACCAAAATCGCCTCAGTCGATATCCCATAGAACTGTAAAACCTTATTCAAATAACTGTATCCCATTTCAAGCGGGGCAAGAGGACCTTCCGAATAAATGGAACCGCTAGCTTGAATTTGCAAGACTATTTAACGGTCGTCCAGGCCAATTGTTCGGCCATTTGCCGATGTTTCTTGGCAGAGGGATGCTGTACAATATTTCCTCGGTGTTGGATATGCCCGAATAATTAGCTTTGAGAAATACGATGCCATAAATTTGAAATTTGGTTATTGACTAATCAATCACAACTTGCTATAGTGTGATCATAAGTTAGTGATTGATCAATCACAAATAAGAGGAGTGTTGATGAACATGAAAAAAGCAATTGTAGTGGGTGCAACGGGTGGTACTGGTGCTGTTATTACGGCTGAGTTGGTAAAAAGGGGGTTGCCTGTGATTGCATTTGGACGGTCGCGGCAAAAGCTGGAGGAGCTTGCAAGAGAACTCGGCAATCCTTCACATCTTACATTAGCAATCGGGGATGCATACCGGCCGGATGACATTGTAACTGCGGCAAAAGAAGCGGAGGTATTGTTCCATTGTGCGAACGTCCCATACCACGAAATGGAGAGTAAATTGATTCCGCTCGGCGAAGCCATCATGGAGGCTGCCAATCGATTAAGCTTGAAGGTTGTCGCAATAGACGGAATTTACCCTTATGGAAGAAGACAGATGGATCGGGTAACCGAGGAGCATCCCAAAAAACCTCATACAAAAAAGGGTAAAGTGCGCCTTGCTTTTGAGCAGATGATCTTTAGCAGCAGATGGAAGAATGTGTCTGCCATGATTGTTCGTTTGCCGGACTATTACGGACCGACTGCAAATCAAGCATCCTATCTTGGAGGGACACTCGAAGCGATCGCCGCAGGCAAAATGGCATTTTTCATCGGAAACATGAAGGTTCCTCGCGAATATGTGTACTTGCCTGATGCGGCAGTTATGATTGTAGAGCTTGCGAGACAGGATCAGGCATATGGTCAAAATTGGAATATTCCCGGGGCGGATATTATTTCCGGTCATGAGATTGTCCGCATCGCCCAGCAAGCCTCCGGTATGAAGAAGCCTGTTATTGCTCTTGGCAAGGCTGGATTGTCGCTGCTCGGTCTATTCGTCCCCGTCATGAAGGAGATTGTCGAAATGCTTTACTTAAC
This Paenibacillus sp. JZ16 DNA region includes the following protein-coding sequences:
- a CDS encoding SDR family NAD(P)-dependent oxidoreductase, producing MKKAIVVGATGGTGAVITAELVKRGLPVIAFGRSRQKLEELARELGNPSHLTLAIGDAYRPDDIVTAAKEAEVLFHCANVPYHEMESKLIPLGEAIMEAANRLSLKVVAIDGIYPYGRRQMDRVTEEHPKKPHTKKGKVRLAFEQMIFSSRWKNVSAMIVRLPDYYGPTANQASYLGGTLEAIAAGKMAFFIGNMKVPREYVYLPDAAVMIVELARQDQAYGQNWNIPGADIISGHEIVRIAQQASGMKKPVIALGKAGLSLLGLFVPVMKEIVEMLYLTKEPLRLSGDKYKRFIGPIPATKPADGIAATIRELQKKR